A window of Bacillus toyonensis BCT-7112 genomic DNA:
TTCAGTAAATGAGAAAAAAGGAATCCATATTTCGTGGATTCCTTTTTCTAATATATGAGTATTAAGCTAAGTCAGCTGACACGAACATATCACTATTTTGAAGATTTTTAGAGCGTAAACTATAAGCAACTACCTTCTTTTTATGTTGTTTTACAACATCAACATGCTCCTCGTGACTATAAATATAAAATGTAAAATCCTTTTTGCCACGTTTTGCATTGATAATTAAAGGAGTGCCTTCATTGTGAGGCGGTGCATAATAGCGATCTAAAAATAAACCTTCATTAAAATCATGAATGATTTGAGACTTTTTTTCGTCTTCTACGCTCTTCCCATTAATAGTAACAGTCACATTCTCTTCTTCAAGTTGTGGATGTGTTTCGTACTTGCTAATAATGGATTCAATAACAGAGTTAGGAAGGCTAGAAACGATAATTTTAAATGCCCCAAATACAACTAACAGTACAATAAACCAAGTCGTCATAGTATATCATCCCCTTTATTCTATTTAATAATATAACTCATATGGTAATAGTACATATGGTGAAGTTTTGTATAATTTGTGAAAAATATGCCATTTTTACGAACGAAATATTAGAAAAATCAATTTTGTTACAAAAAGTTGAAATCGAAGTATTTTAAAAGAAAAAGGTTTATAATAAAAATATAACTAATAACCACATTACTAATTATAAGGAAGTGTAACTATGAGTACTGTAGCAATCGTGTATGGTATTATTCTTTCTACAATTATTGTTTTATTTTTCGTTGGAGTTTCACGTTATATTCATAAATGGAAAGAAGGCGTTGCGAAATTAAATCACATTGAAGAAGAACTTAGTGATTTAATGTTACATCATGGTAAGTAAAAGAGTTATTATTTAACTAAACAATGTGAAGGCTATCACAAAACATGTTTTCCTAATGAAAGCATGTTTTTTTATTATGTGCTGAATAGGCACATATCATCTATTTTTTCCATACGATACATCGTTAAGTACAAAATGTTAGGAGCGGAAAAGAGGGATGATATGAGTACGTCAGGTTATGTTCCAGATAATAAAAATTTAAAGAAAAGCTCAGGAACTCCAAACCTTTTCTTTGATTCAAGAAAAAATGTCTTTTTTAAAAGGGATGAGAAAAACGTTGCATATGAAGTTACTTCAACGCAGTTACCAGCAATGATTGGAGGAGCATTTGTTGATTTATTTATGACGAAGGGACATATGCGAGAACCGCATTGGCATCCGAATGCATGGGAATTAGATGTTGTTGTATCAGGAGAAGCAGTTACATCCATTTTAAATCCTGAAACGAATCAATTGCAAAATTATCATGTAAAAGCGGGGCAAACAGTCTTTATTCCAATGGGATGGTGGCATTGGATCACAGCCATAACAGAGGAAGTACAATTACATTTGTTCTTCAATAACGATCAGTTTGAAACAGCAGAAGGATCAGACATACTTAGATTAACACCACCAGAAGTATTTCAAGCTGCATACGGTGTAAGTGCAGAGAAATTAGAGAAGGACCTTTCGCCAATTAAGGAGTCGGTTGTAATTGGTCCACCTAACTCCAAACGGCTAAAAGAAGTTAAAGAAAGTGACGACTCAAATATAGTCGTTACGTTAAATGGACAAATAACTTCATGTGAAATAGAGTAACTCTTTCTTTTTTAGGAAGAGTTATTCTGTTTTGTATAATTTTGTAATTAAATTTGTTATAATAATTATATAGAAGGGAATGTATCTGGCATTAACGGGCAGTAAAACTCCCACCTTAAAATTCGGCTGGAGCGAAGATGTTAGGTGAGAGTCGGGCTGCCCGTAAACGCCGATTGGTTTAACTAATAATCAGTGGGGGATGAAGAACCCCACTGATTATAGTTTCACTTTATTAGAGGGGGTATATTGTGAACATATTTAAGATTATAGGAATTGTTGCAGGAGTGATTCTAGTAGCTGTTATAGCTTTCTTTGTCATTATGAAGTACTATTTGTCAAAAGAAGATCCTGATTACGTATTAAAGTACATAAAAGAACATAAAGACGATGAAACATGTTCATTATTTATTAAAAGAAATGGAGAAGTATTAACTTCTATAAATGCAAATAAAAAATTACCATTGGCGAGTACGGCGAAAATCGTAATAGCAGTTGAATTTGCTAAGCAAGTATCAGAAGGGAAAATAAGTCGAGATGAACAAATTTCATTGCAGGAGCTAGAAAAATATTACGTTAAAAACACTGATGGTGGAGCGCATCCTAACTGGTTAGAAGATGCTAAAGCGAGAGAGTTAGTGAAAAATGGACAAATCGCTTTGGAAGAAGTCGCTAAAGGGATGATTCATTATAGTTCGAATGCAAATACAACATATTTGTTAGAAAAGCTTGGAATAGAAAGAGTAAATGAAAGTATAAAAGAGTTAGAGCTTACTAGTCATGACAAGTTCTCTTCGTATACTGCTTCACTATATATGAGAGGGTATGTAGAAAAAGAGCTTCATGAGCCAGAAAATCAATCTTTAGAAACGATACGTAACATGTCAAAGGATGAGTATAATAAACATGTGTTACAAATACATGAATGGATGAAAGATGAAGAAGAATGGAAAAAACGGGATATCCCATTAAAGGTAGATATGGAATTTCAGCGAATTTGGTCAGATCGATTAGTGGGTGCAAACGCTAAAGATTATATGAGTATAATGGGGAAAATAAATAGTAGAAATTATTTTCCAAAATCAATGCAAGATGAAATTGAGAATGTTTTTAACGGAACAGTTAAAAATAGTAAGTTTGAATATGCTGGACAAAAGGGTGGTTCTACCGCATTCGTATTGACAAAAAGTTTGTATACTACGGATAAAAACGGCAATAAGGTGGAAGTTGTAATTATGTTTAACGATATAGATGATCAAGTTACATATCAAAAACTTAGAAATAACATAGATTATTTTATTCAAGATTTTATAACAAGTAAGGAATTTAGAAATAAATTATAATGAAATAATTTTATTATGTAAACAAAAGAGTGCTTTTTAAAAAGCACTCTTTTCTATAAATGATACAGGATTTTCTAATTATGCCATTGAATATAGATTGAAAATAAGAAAGGAAGTTGAAGAATGACGACAATATATTTCGTTCGCCATGCCCACTCAACATATACAAAAGAAGAACGTGAACGGCCTTTATCTGAAAAGGGACACTGTGATGCAGAAAATGTAACACGCTTATTAAAAGATGGACATATTGATGTTGTGATCTCTAGCCCGTACAAAAGAGCAATTCAAACTGTACAAGGAATTGCGAATACATATAATGTATCGATACAAATAGAAGAAGAT
This region includes:
- a CDS encoding YfmQ family protein; translation: MTTWFIVLLVVFGAFKIIVSSLPNSVIESIISKYETHPQLEEENVTVTINGKSVEDEKKSQIIHDFNEGLFLDRYYAPPHNEGTPLIINAKRGKKDFTFYIYSHEEHVDVVKQHKKKVVAYSLRSKNLQNSDMFVSADLA
- a CDS encoding cupin domain-containing protein — translated: MSTSGYVPDNKNLKKSSGTPNLFFDSRKNVFFKRDEKNVAYEVTSTQLPAMIGGAFVDLFMTKGHMREPHWHPNAWELDVVVSGEAVTSILNPETNQLQNYHVKAGQTVFIPMGWWHWITAITEEVQLHLFFNNDQFETAEGSDILRLTPPEVFQAAYGVSAEKLEKDLSPIKESVVIGPPNSKRLKEVKESDDSNIVVTLNGQITSCEIE
- a CDS encoding serine hydrolase, producing the protein MNIFKIIGIVAGVILVAVIAFFVIMKYYLSKEDPDYVLKYIKEHKDDETCSLFIKRNGEVLTSINANKKLPLASTAKIVIAVEFAKQVSEGKISRDEQISLQELEKYYVKNTDGGAHPNWLEDAKARELVKNGQIALEEVAKGMIHYSSNANTTYLLEKLGIERVNESIKELELTSHDKFSSYTASLYMRGYVEKELHEPENQSLETIRNMSKDEYNKHVLQIHEWMKDEEEWKKRDIPLKVDMEFQRIWSDRLVGANAKDYMSIMGKINSRNYFPKSMQDEIENVFNGTVKNSKFEYAGQKGGSTAFVLTKSLYTTDKNGNKVEVVIMFNDIDDQVTYQKLRNNIDYFIQDFITSKEFRNKL